One genomic window of Halococcus sediminicola includes the following:
- a CDS encoding cysteine hydrolase family protein: protein MEFDSERTAVVVVDMQDGFCHPDGSLHAPTSERVVDPIAELLDAARTAGASVVFTKDVHPEEQFGDTHYYDEFDRWGEHVVEGTWETDIVDGLDVEANDHVVEKHTYDAFHETELAGWLDAHGIDDLLFCGTLANVCVLHTAGSAGLRDYRPVLVEDAIGYIEEDHHEYALDHADWLFGEVTEREDIEFV, encoded by the coding sequence ATGGAGTTCGATTCCGAGCGAACGGCCGTCGTGGTGGTGGACATGCAAGACGGGTTCTGTCACCCCGACGGCAGCCTCCACGCCCCGACGAGCGAGCGCGTCGTCGACCCCATCGCCGAACTGCTCGATGCGGCCCGCACGGCGGGCGCGTCGGTGGTGTTCACCAAGGACGTCCATCCCGAAGAACAGTTCGGCGACACCCACTACTACGACGAGTTCGACCGCTGGGGCGAACACGTCGTCGAGGGCACGTGGGAGACCGACATCGTCGACGGTCTCGACGTCGAGGCGAACGACCACGTGGTCGAAAAGCACACCTACGACGCCTTTCACGAAACCGAGTTAGCGGGCTGGCTCGACGCCCACGGCATCGACGACCTCCTGTTCTGTGGCACGCTCGCGAACGTCTGCGTGCTCCACACCGCGGGCAGCGCCGGCCTGCGCGACTACAGACCCGTGCTCGTCGAGGATGCCATCGGCTACATCGAGGAGGACCATCACGAGTACGCGCTCGACCACGCCGACTGGCTGTTCGGGGAAGTCACCGAGCGTGAGGATATCGAGTTCGTCTGA
- a CDS encoding dihydroorotase, producing the protein MLIRDATLADGRRRDVRIEGERIAAVGHGLSTATDETVIDADGKLLLPGMIDSHVHFRQPGFPEKETWASGSRAAAAGGVTTVVDQPNTQPPTVDGESFAEKQELAADSLVDFGINGGVTPDWSPRELFERPLLALGEVFLADSTGEMGIDADLFAAAVERATERDVPVTVHAEDASEFDESVLSSTETTSAKEHADADVWSAFRTAEAELAAVERACEVGREAGARLHIAHTSTPEGIDRADESGMTCEVTPHHLLLSRDDLDELGTQGRMNPPLRSEERRETVYQRVADGVVEMVATDHAPHTLAEKDTGIWDAPSGVPGVETALPLLLAEARAGKLSYERVRDLTAANPARVFDLPRKGGIEAGKDADLALFDPDETREIRGADLHSKAGWTPFEGREGVFPEWTMVRGEMVYERDENGERFGDVRGANVRSGE; encoded by the coding sequence ATGTTGATTCGGGACGCGACGCTCGCCGACGGCCGCCGGCGCGACGTTCGTATCGAGGGCGAACGCATCGCCGCCGTCGGCCACGGGCTGTCAACGGCGACCGACGAGACGGTGATCGACGCCGACGGGAAGCTCCTCCTGCCGGGGATGATAGATTCACACGTCCACTTCCGCCAGCCGGGGTTCCCCGAAAAGGAGACGTGGGCGAGCGGCAGTCGGGCGGCGGCAGCGGGCGGCGTCACCACCGTGGTGGATCAGCCGAACACCCAACCGCCGACGGTCGATGGGGAAAGTTTCGCCGAAAAGCAGGAACTGGCCGCCGATTCGTTGGTGGATTTCGGCATCAACGGCGGTGTCACGCCCGACTGGTCGCCCAGAGAGCTGTTCGAGCGGCCGCTGTTGGCCCTCGGCGAAGTCTTTCTCGCGGATTCCACAGGTGAAATGGGAATCGACGCCGATCTGTTCGCGGCGGCCGTCGAGCGGGCCACCGAGCGGGACGTTCCCGTGACCGTCCACGCCGAGGACGCCAGCGAGTTCGACGAGAGTGTGTTGTCGAGTACGGAGACCACGAGCGCGAAAGAGCACGCGGACGCCGATGTGTGGAGCGCCTTTCGGACCGCGGAGGCCGAACTCGCCGCCGTCGAGCGCGCCTGCGAGGTCGGTCGAGAGGCGGGCGCACGGCTCCACATCGCCCACACGAGCACCCCCGAGGGCATCGATCGCGCGGATGAGTCGGGCATGACCTGCGAGGTGACGCCCCATCACCTCCTGCTCTCGCGCGACGACCTCGACGAACTGGGAACGCAGGGACGGATGAACCCGCCGCTGCGGAGCGAGGAGCGACGGGAGACTGTGTATCAGCGCGTCGCCGACGGGGTAGTCGAGATGGTGGCGACCGACCACGCGCCCCACACCCTCGCCGAGAAGGACACGGGGATCTGGGACGCTCCGAGCGGTGTGCCGGGCGTCGAGACCGCGCTGCCGTTGCTGTTGGCCGAGGCTCGTGCGGGAAAACTGAGTTACGAGCGCGTACGCGACCTCACGGCGGCGAACCCGGCGCGCGTGTTCGACCTGCCACGAAAGGGAGGCATCGAGGCAGGCAAAGACGCCGACCTCGCCCTGTTCGACCCCGACGAAACCCGCGAGATTCGTGGTGCGGATCTCCACTCGAAGGCTGGCTGGACGCCGTTCGAGGGTCGGGAGGGTGTGTTCCCGGAATGGACGATGGTGCGCGGAGAGATGGTTTACGAGCGGGACGAAAACGGGGAACGGTTCGGCGATGTACGCGGGGCGAACGTTCGGTCAGGCGAGTAA
- a CDS encoding sulfite exporter TauE/SafE family protein, translated as MGTRESSIDVAQFIDNLTHFHYREVLMTGATFAAIATAIVLFPGTENITQGIQSDVSEGLFVLLVGVAVLAGTVMGMLGFGFSLIVTPVLVSVIDPTLAVVVLAVPPLIINVFQMGDTGTGIGFIREQWPLMILAIIGTVIGVVFLTQFSTGPLVPFLIGLIILAYVVFQVVENFVVIEEAHHPIALGAIGLVEGFLLAAANLGPVLPAYFHTFERDAEKYIGGLSMALGTIFATRIVLMTFFTDLMTPYRLWLGSIIAVVAIVGLLLGTYLRRIEIDEQKFTWFVIGLLFIISLNIFRNTIPALFL; from the coding sequence ATGGGAACACGCGAATCCAGCATCGACGTCGCACAGTTCATCGACAATCTCACCCACTTTCACTATCGCGAAGTGCTGATGACGGGTGCGACCTTCGCCGCCATCGCGACGGCGATCGTGCTCTTTCCGGGGACGGAGAACATCACACAGGGGATCCAATCGGACGTCTCGGAGGGTCTGTTCGTCCTGCTCGTCGGCGTCGCCGTCCTCGCCGGAACGGTCATGGGGATGCTTGGGTTCGGGTTTTCGCTCATCGTTACCCCCGTCCTCGTGAGCGTCATCGACCCGACGCTCGCGGTGGTCGTCCTCGCCGTCCCGCCGCTGATCATCAACGTGTTTCAGATGGGCGATACCGGCACCGGCATCGGATTCATCCGCGAGCAGTGGCCGCTGATGATCCTCGCCATTATCGGCACCGTCATCGGCGTGGTCTTTCTCACACAGTTCAGCACCGGCCCGCTCGTTCCGTTTCTCATCGGTCTCATCATCCTCGCCTACGTCGTCTTCCAGGTCGTCGAGAACTTCGTCGTCATCGAGGAGGCCCACCATCCCATCGCGCTGGGTGCGATCGGACTCGTCGAGGGATTCTTGCTCGCCGCCGCAAACCTCGGCCCCGTGCTGCCGGCGTACTTCCACACCTTCGAGCGCGACGCCGAGAAATACATCGGCGGGCTATCGATGGCGCTCGGCACGATCTTCGCCACCCGCATCGTTCTCATGACCTTTTTCACCGACCTGATGACGCCCTATCGCCTCTGGCTCGGGTCGATCATCGCCGTCGTCGCCATCGTCGGCCTCCTCTTGGGAACCTACCTCCGGCGCATCGAGATCGACGAGCAGAAATTCACGTGGTTCGTCATCGGGCTGCTCTTTATCATCTCGCTCAACATCTTCCGGAACACGATCCCGGCGCTGTTCCTCTAG
- a CDS encoding AI-2E family transporter, translated as MGEQGQGDRPPDEPVRPGVGWWLFAAVLAAVLVVTLDAYVGWLVFGVFLYYVARPINRRLGSRIGSPSVTAGLTMLVIVLPFVTILALLVAVAVGQLSAVRPADVETLLETLAPGLDTGVIPTAPDQLYRAATDLLGDPSVQSALGWVQGVVGASAAQAYNGFLALIFVFFLVRDEDRLAGWVRANVVGEGTTTDEYLRAVDRGLDSVFFGYTLTIFAIMVLSALIYTALNLLAPPGLAIPQPVLAAVATGLATVVPLVGRSIVYVVIVAYLSLIALRTDPTRLWFPVLFYVLMGLVFDNLVRTYIRPYLSGRLFHNGLIMFAYLLGPPIFGWYGIFLGPLLMVVVVQFLELVFPRMVGPDRRRTAVRTPTEEGTADDETSVETEDDTNEH; from the coding sequence ATGGGCGAGCAAGGGCAGGGAGATCGGCCCCCGGACGAACCGGTTCGTCCGGGGGTCGGATGGTGGCTGTTCGCCGCCGTGCTGGCGGCCGTGCTGGTCGTGACTCTCGATGCCTACGTGGGCTGGCTCGTCTTCGGCGTCTTCCTCTACTACGTCGCACGACCGATCAACAGGCGGCTCGGGTCCCGTATCGGCTCACCGAGCGTGACCGCCGGGCTGACGATGCTCGTCATCGTCCTGCCGTTCGTCACGATCCTCGCGCTCCTCGTCGCCGTCGCAGTCGGACAGCTCTCGGCGGTCCGGCCGGCGGACGTCGAGACCTTGCTCGAAACGCTCGCTCCCGGCCTCGATACGGGAGTGATTCCGACCGCCCCCGACCAACTGTACCGTGCGGCGACCGATTTGCTCGGCGACCCGTCCGTCCAGTCGGCGCTCGGATGGGTGCAGGGCGTCGTCGGGGCGTCAGCCGCACAGGCGTACAACGGGTTTCTCGCGCTGATCTTCGTGTTCTTCCTCGTGCGCGACGAGGACCGACTCGCCGGCTGGGTCCGGGCGAACGTCGTCGGCGAGGGGACCACCACCGACGAGTACCTCCGGGCGGTCGACCGCGGGCTGGACTCGGTGTTCTTCGGCTACACGCTCACGATCTTCGCCATCATGGTCCTCTCGGCGCTCATCTACACCGCACTCAACCTCCTCGCGCCGCCGGGACTCGCGATTCCACAGCCGGTTCTCGCGGCCGTGGCGACCGGTCTCGCGACGGTCGTGCCGCTCGTCGGCCGCTCCATCGTCTACGTCGTCATCGTCGCCTATCTCTCGCTGATCGCGCTGCGGACCGACCCGACGCGGCTGTGGTTTCCGGTGCTGTTCTACGTGCTGATGGGACTCGTCTTCGACAACCTCGTCCGCACCTACATCCGACCGTACCTCTCCGGGCGGCTGTTCCACAACGGGCTGATCATGTTCGCGTACCTGCTCGGTCCGCCGATATTCGGCTGGTACGGCATCTTCCTCGGACCACTACTGATGGTCGTCGTCGTTCAGTTCCTCGAACTCGTCTTCCCCCGGATGGTCGGTCCCGACCGACGCCGGACCGCTGTTCGGACGCCGACCGAGGAGGGGACAGCCGACGACGAAACGTCGGTCGAGACGGAAGACGACACGAACGAGCACTGA
- a CDS encoding lipoate--protein ligase family protein codes for MRVFDGRTADIEADRERTRAMFAFTKETGEPAVRAWVPHRQVAFGRRDARAAGYERAKSAAEERDFPAVERSVGGRAVAYTGSTVAFARAEPTDGREIQQRYTRTTDDLQSAFRRLGVEARPGEPPDSFCPGSHSLQADGKIAGLAQRVTGEGALVAGIVLTRDADEIAGVLDPVYTALDVPFDPGSVGSIERAGGESEPATVADEIESALVEGYRESNGSDRQD; via the coding sequence ATGCGCGTCTTCGACGGCCGGACTGCGGACATCGAGGCGGACAGGGAGCGGACCCGGGCGATGTTCGCGTTCACCAAAGAGACCGGCGAACCGGCCGTGCGCGCGTGGGTTCCGCACCGACAGGTCGCCTTTGGCCGGCGCGACGCCCGCGCGGCGGGCTACGAGCGGGCGAAATCGGCCGCCGAGGAGCGAGATTTCCCGGCCGTCGAGCGCTCGGTCGGTGGCCGGGCGGTCGCCTATACTGGTTCGACGGTCGCGTTCGCACGGGCCGAACCCACCGACGGGCGGGAGATCCAGCAGCGGTACACGCGGACGACGGACGATCTACAGAGCGCCTTTCGCCGTCTCGGCGTCGAGGCACGTCCCGGCGAACCACCGGATTCGTTCTGTCCGGGGTCGCACTCGCTGCAAGCCGACGGCAAGATTGCAGGGCTTGCCCAGCGCGTCACGGGCGAGGGGGCGCTCGTCGCCGGCATCGTCCTCACCCGCGACGCCGACGAGATAGCAGGGGTGCTCGACCCCGTATATACCGCGCTCGACGTCCCGTTCGACCCAGGTAGCGTGGGCAGCATCGAACGCGCCGGCGGCGAGAGCGAGCCCGCGACCGTCGCCGACGAGATCGAGAGTGCGCTCGTCGAAGGCTATCGTGAATCCAACGGAAGCGACCGACAGGATTAG
- a CDS encoding DUF7268 family protein, which yields MTPRAWLRPRIRLLATAGATGILVGGLALVVLAGLRTLRFASTQTFAVGALALGFGVLGWSGSVLAGGAIEALQRYLDAGSDWTERDSRRAMARIAGFGAGVMVGVVLGTTLLA from the coding sequence ATGACGCCGCGCGCGTGGCTCCGCCCGCGGATCCGACTGCTCGCCACGGCGGGTGCGACCGGCATTCTCGTGGGAGGTCTCGCACTCGTCGTGCTCGCCGGCCTGCGGACGCTTCGCTTTGCCAGCACACAGACCTTCGCGGTCGGCGCGCTCGCGCTCGGCTTCGGCGTGCTCGGCTGGTCGGGGTCGGTGCTCGCCGGCGGCGCTATCGAGGCGCTCCAGCGCTATCTCGACGCGGGTTCCGACTGGACCGAACGCGACTCCCGGCGGGCAATGGCTCGCATCGCGGGCTTCGGCGCTGGCGTGATGGTCGGCGTCGTACTCGGAACGACGTTACTCGCCTGA
- a CDS encoding nicotinate phosphoribosyltransferase, with the protein MSDPFDVISPATIREGRATDAYFERTVETLDHAGKNPHVVAEVTADQFPTGEFEVFAGVADAARLLAGRGIDVDALHEGRLFDGGPVLSIEGSYLEFARLETALLGFLSQASGMATNALRARRAAPDSSLLSFGARHVHPSIAAVVERSALVGGFDGFSHVAAGELLSREPSGTMPHALVIAFGKGNQEEAWTAFDEAVADSVPRITLCDTYSDEVDEVLRAADALGENLDSVRIDTTSSRRGDIRHIIREVRWELDARGREDVEVFVSGGLDPDSLHELRGDAAGFGVGGYVSNADPVDFALDIVEIDGEPAAKRGKLSGKKQVYRTGDGGHHVALADHESEGEPLLSPLIRDGDLVREFDIDEATERAAADADTVGFT; encoded by the coding sequence ATGTCCGACCCGTTCGACGTCATCTCGCCCGCGACCATCCGCGAGGGCCGCGCGACCGACGCCTACTTCGAGCGCACCGTCGAGACGCTCGACCACGCCGGGAAAAACCCTCACGTCGTCGCCGAGGTGACGGCCGACCAGTTTCCAACGGGTGAGTTCGAGGTCTTCGCGGGTGTCGCCGACGCCGCCCGTCTGCTCGCCGGTCGGGGTATCGACGTGGACGCCCTACACGAAGGCCGGTTGTTCGACGGCGGTCCCGTGCTGTCCATCGAAGGTTCGTATCTCGAATTCGCCCGGCTCGAAACGGCTCTCCTGGGATTTCTCTCGCAGGCGTCGGGGATGGCGACGAACGCGCTGCGTGCGCGGCGGGCGGCCCCCGATTCCTCACTCTTGAGTTTCGGCGCGCGCCACGTTCATCCGTCCATCGCGGCTGTCGTCGAGCGGAGCGCGCTCGTGGGCGGATTCGACGGCTTCTCGCACGTGGCCGCGGGCGAGTTACTCAGCCGGGAGCCGAGCGGGACGATGCCCCACGCGCTCGTCATCGCCTTCGGCAAGGGTAATCAAGAGGAAGCGTGGACAGCCTTCGACGAGGCGGTTGCCGATTCAGTCCCCCGCATCACGCTCTGTGACACCTACTCGGACGAAGTCGATGAAGTGCTGCGCGCAGCCGACGCGCTCGGCGAAAACCTCGACAGCGTACGCATCGACACGACGAGTTCCCGGCGGGGCGACATCCGCCATATCATCCGCGAGGTGCGCTGGGAACTCGACGCGCGCGGGCGCGAGGACGTGGAAGTGTTCGTCAGCGGCGGTCTCGATCCCGATTCGCTCCACGAACTCCGCGGCGACGCCGCCGGCTTCGGCGTCGGCGGCTACGTCTCGAACGCGGACCCGGTGGATTTCGCGCTCGACATCGTCGAGATCGACGGCGAACCAGCCGCCAAACGGGGCAAGCTCTCGGGGAAAAAACAGGTCTATCGAACGGGCGACGGTGGCCATCACGTCGCCCTCGCCGACCACGAGTCGGAGGGTGAACCGCTGCTCTCCCCGCTGATTCGTGACGGCGACCTCGTTCGGGAGTTCGACATCGACGAGGCGACCGAGCGCGCCGCCGCGGACGCCGATACGGTCGGGTTCACGTGA
- a CDS encoding DsrE family protein, translated as MNVVFHHTEDDPDFHARVTGNIENLLDDETVETDSVVLVSNGGGIALLTEDSPRRAAVEDLQKRGVAFKQCSNTLTGIDITESDLIDGVELVSSGVGEVARLEAAGYVYITP; from the coding sequence GTGAACGTCGTATTCCACCACACCGAGGACGACCCCGACTTCCACGCACGCGTCACCGGCAACATCGAGAACCTGCTGGACGACGAGACGGTCGAGACGGATTCGGTTGTACTCGTCTCGAACGGCGGCGGTATCGCGCTGCTCACCGAGGACTCACCACGGCGCGCGGCGGTCGAGGATCTCCAGAAACGTGGCGTCGCGTTCAAACAGTGCTCGAACACGCTCACGGGCATCGACATTACTGAATCGGACCTCATCGACGGCGTCGAACTCGTCTCGTCGGGCGTGGGCGAAGTCGCCCGGCTCGAAGCGGCCGGCTACGTCTACATCACGCCCTAG
- a CDS encoding PaaI family thioesterase, translated as MSDEIPEQTTDLLQRYIDAHGYLSWLGTQVESMDYGTLVMTIPFDEKLTNSRPGEGGETPARIHGGIAATLIDTAGGIALRPFLDDPMNDDVATINLNLNYLRPAGSDLTATAEVIRAGSSVGVSTVTVESDAPDGESKAVATGQGAYRLFRN; from the coding sequence ATGAGCGACGAAATCCCAGAGCAGACGACCGACCTGCTCCAGCGCTACATCGACGCCCACGGCTATCTCTCGTGGCTCGGCACGCAAGTCGAGTCGATGGACTACGGAACGCTCGTGATGACCATCCCGTTCGACGAGAAACTGACGAACTCGCGGCCGGGCGAGGGCGGCGAGACGCCAGCGCGCATCCACGGCGGTATCGCCGCGACACTCATCGACACCGCCGGTGGCATCGCGCTCCGGCCCTTCCTCGACGACCCGATGAACGACGACGTGGCGACCATCAATTTGAATCTCAACTACCTCCGTCCCGCCGGCAGCGACCTCACGGCGACCGCCGAGGTGATCCGCGCAGGGTCGAGCGTCGGCGTTTCCACGGTGACCGTCGAGAGCGACGCACCCGACGGCGAGAGCAAAGCCGTCGCCACCGGCCAGGGAGCCTACCGGCTCTTCCGGAACTGA
- a CDS encoding Hvo_1808 family surface protein → MRPLAALLCVLFVVLAGCSAPFSLGGEGTPAATDGPAGPAANGSNGSSAGGSGGSSADGTGTATADAPATNLADPPEDVLGWEGGYWYNESVPVTGADGLNESEQSALVNRTMARIERVRELEFESTVPVKVISREEFQGRPNATGGGARSAAFRTFDNAKFEGLFLIGEGNNSLAVQQSNRNQNVLGYYSPRNDSIVVVSDSATPKLGRSTLAHELVHALQDQQFDLSRNAPPTRDGYNARNGLVEGEANYVQRRYEGNCGGQWRCLDVGAAGGSGGGGGLHLGVYALEYFPYADGPAFVDAVYERAGWDGVNALHEDVPESTEQIIHPEKYGNDTPTNLTIRDSNSAGWERVRPDGRPDYATLGQSALSAMFGYTIYDSYNQSPAIPPESFLNLEGGNVNRTDPFEYGLDYTNGWDGDRMAVYQKDNRTGYVWKLAWDSPQEAREFVRGYRQLLTHWGGERVLGRQGVWEVERSSPFADAFRISRQGDTVTIVNAPQTGDLDAVHAGG, encoded by the coding sequence ATGCGACCGCTCGCTGCCCTCCTGTGTGTGCTGTTCGTCGTCCTCGCCGGCTGTAGCGCCCCTTTCTCGCTCGGGGGCGAGGGGACACCCGCCGCGACCGACGGGCCGGCGGGTCCCGCGGCGAACGGCTCGAACGGCTCTTCGGCGGGTGGTTCGGGTGGATCCTCGGCGGACGGAACCGGCACCGCGACCGCCGACGCCCCGGCCACGAACCTCGCCGACCCGCCCGAGGACGTTCTCGGCTGGGAAGGGGGGTATTGGTACAACGAGTCGGTCCCGGTCACCGGAGCAGACGGTCTCAACGAGAGCGAACAGTCCGCGCTCGTCAACCGGACGATGGCCCGCATCGAGCGCGTTCGGGAGTTGGAGTTCGAGAGCACCGTTCCCGTGAAGGTCATCTCGCGCGAGGAGTTCCAGGGCCGACCGAACGCGACCGGCGGCGGGGCGCGCTCGGCGGCGTTCCGCACCTTCGACAACGCGAAGTTCGAGGGACTCTTCCTCATCGGCGAGGGGAACAACTCGCTGGCCGTCCAGCAGTCTAACCGTAATCAGAACGTCCTCGGCTACTACAGCCCACGCAACGATTCCATCGTGGTGGTCTCGGACAGCGCCACCCCGAAACTCGGGCGCTCGACGCTCGCCCACGAACTGGTCCACGCGCTCCAGGACCAGCAGTTCGACCTTTCGCGAAACGCGCCGCCGACCCGCGACGGCTACAACGCCCGCAACGGACTCGTCGAGGGCGAGGCGAACTACGTCCAGCGCCGCTACGAGGGCAACTGTGGCGGCCAGTGGCGCTGTCTCGATGTCGGTGCTGCTGGCGGCAGTGGCGGCGGGGGTGGCCTGCATCTCGGCGTCTACGCGCTCGAATACTTCCCGTACGCCGACGGGCCGGCGTTCGTCGATGCGGTCTACGAGCGCGCCGGCTGGGACGGGGTGAACGCCCTCCACGAGGACGTCCCCGAGAGCACCGAGCAGATCATCCACCCCGAGAAATACGGCAACGACACGCCGACGAACCTCACGATCCGGGATTCGAATTCCGCGGGCTGGGAGCGGGTGCGACCCGACGGCCGACCGGACTACGCCACGCTCGGCCAATCGGCGCTGTCGGCGATGTTCGGCTACACCATCTACGACAGCTACAATCAGTCGCCGGCCATCCCGCCCGAATCGTTCCTCAACCTCGAAGGAGGGAACGTCAACCGAACCGACCCGTTCGAGTACGGTCTCGACTACACGAACGGCTGGGACGGCGACCGGATGGCCGTCTACCAGAAGGACAATCGGACCGGGTACGTCTGGAAACTCGCGTGGGATTCCCCACAGGAGGCTCGTGAGTTCGTCCGTGGCTACCGCCAACTACTCACCCACTGGGGCGGCGAGCGCGTGCTCGGCCGACAGGGCGTCTGGGAGGTCGAGCGGTCGAGTCCCTTCGCCGACGCCTTCCGGATTTCTCGACAGGGCGATACGGTGACCATCGTCAATGCGCCGCAGACGGGCGACCTCGACGCGGTTCATGCGGGCGGGTGA
- a CDS encoding DUF4385 family protein, translated as MTDGPEYDVDFRAQPEQYDVGRGEEGVFKVEPYKSELLDLWGYADRETADEAGERIYEKYREYREREEFPGMDMARKYLQMGYTRAMRYARYPGGQKYRDGKERDPEFWADHDKREAALVYEVWWEMVEDDERYRELKTRHREQYD; from the coding sequence ATGACCGACGGCCCGGAGTACGACGTCGATTTTCGCGCCCAGCCCGAACAGTACGACGTCGGCCGCGGTGAAGAGGGCGTTTTCAAAGTCGAGCCGTACAAGAGCGAACTGCTCGACCTGTGGGGGTACGCCGACCGCGAGACCGCCGACGAGGCGGGCGAAAGAATCTACGAGAAGTACCGAGAGTACCGCGAGCGCGAGGAGTTTCCGGGGATGGACATGGCGCGCAAGTACCTTCAGATGGGCTATACGCGGGCGATGCGATACGCGCGCTATCCCGGCGGGCAGAAATACCGTGATGGCAAAGAGCGCGACCCCGAGTTCTGGGCCGACCACGACAAGCGCGAGGCGGCCCTCGTCTACGAGGTGTGGTGGGAGATGGTCGAAGACGACGAGCGCTATCGGGAATTGAAAACACGCCACCGCGAGCAGTACGACTGA